One Solanum lycopersicum chromosome 2, SLM_r2.1 genomic region harbors:
- the 9612 gene encoding probable pectate lyase P18 precursor, producing MSTLFFTFSLLLLAPLLVISSIQDPELVVQDVHRSINASLTRRNLGYLSCGSGNPIDDCWRCNPNWEKNRQRLADCAIGFGKNAIGGKNGRIYVVTDSGNDDPVNPKPGTLRHAVIQDEPLWIIFKRDMVIQLKQELVMNSYKTIDGRGASVHISGGPCITIHHTSNIIIHGINIHDCKQSGNGNIRDSPNHSGWWDVSDGDGISIFGGKNIWVDHCSLSNCHDGLIDAIHGSTAITISNNYFTHHDKVMLLGHSDSFTQDKGMQVTVAFNHFGEGLVQRMPRCRHGYFHVVNNDYTHWEMYAIGGSAAPTINSQGNRFLAPNEKYRKEVTKHEDAPESQWRSWNWRSEGDLMLNGAYFRQTGAGASSSSTYARASSLSARPSSLVGSITTNAGPVNCKKGSRC from the exons ATCCAAGATCCAGAACTTGTTGTACAAGACGTTCATAG GAGCATCAATGCGTCATTGACGAGGAGGAATTTGGGCTATTTATCGTGCGGATCAGGGAATCCAATCGATGATTGCTGGCGATGCAACCCCAATTGGGAAAAAAATCGCCAGCGTTTAGCTGATTGCGCCATTGGGTTTGGAAAGAATGCTATCGGAGGAAAAAATGGCCGAATTTACGTGGTTACTGATTCAGGGAACGATGACCCCGTGAACCCTAAACCCGGAACCCTGAGACATGCTGTTATACAAGACGAGCCTTTATggattattttcaaaagagaTATGGTCATTCAGCTCAAACAAGAGCTTGTCATGAACTCTTATAAGACCATAGATGGTCGTGGTGCGAGTGTTCACATTTCAG GTGGTCCGTGCATTACAATCCACCATACCAGCAACATTATAATACACGGGATTAATATACACGATTGTAAACAGAGTGGTAACGGCAACATTAGGGACTCACCAAACCATTCCGGATGGTGGGATGTTTCTGATGGTGATGGTATTTcaatttttggagggaaaaacATTTGGGTGGACCATTGTTCGTTGTCTAATTGCCACGACGGTTTAATTGATGCAATTCACGGATCTACAGCAATCACGATATCTAACAACTATTTCACTCATCATGACAAGGTGATGTTGTTGGGACATAGTGATTCTTTTACACAGGACAAAGGCATGCAAGTCACAGTTGCTTTTAATCATTTTGGTGAAGGGTTGGTGCAAAGAATGCCAAGGTGCAGACATGGTTACTTCCATGTGGTTAATAATGACTATACTCACTGGGAAATGTATGCCATTGGTGGTAGTGCTGCACCTACTATTAATAGCCAAGGAAACAGATTTCTTGCTCCCAATGAAAAATACCGCAAAGAG GTGACAAAGCATGAGGATGCACCAGAAAGTCAGTGGAGAAGCTGGAACTGGAGATCAGAAGGTGATTTGATGTTAAATGGAGCGTATTTCAGGCAAACAGGGGCAGgtgcatcatcatcatctactTATGCCAGAGCTTCAAGCTTAAGCGCTAGGCCTTCTTCTTTAGTTGGATCAATTACCACAAATGCCGGTCCTGTTAACTGCAAAAAAGGCTCTCGCTGCTAG